In Caulobacter segnis ATCC 21756, the sequence ATCGCCCAGCCGTCCATGGCCGAGGCGTCGAACGGCGGCTGGGCGCGGTCGGCGACCACCGGCTCGGCGAGGACGCGGCCGAGGCTTTGCTCCAGCGCGACGCTCTCGATCCCGAGGCGCGCGGCGCCGGCGAGAATGCGGGCGCGGGCGTCTTCGACGGTGAGGTTTCTGAGGGAGGGGGAGTCAGCCATGCGCCACAACCATATCCGTCATTCCCGCCCTTGTGGCGGGAACCCCTCTATCCGCCGCAGGTGCGGGAGGGGCGACCTGCTGAGCAGGTCGCTTGCGTCTCACGTGTAAGCTGAACCAGGGGTTCCCGCCACAAGGGCGGGAATGACGGGATTGGGGAGGGCGGAGAGAAAGGGCTAAACCCCCTACCCCACGAACGCCCGCTCGATCACGAAGTCGCCGGGTTCGGCGTTGGAGCCTTCCTTCAGGCCGTGGGCCTCGAGGAGGGCGGCGGTGTCCTTGATCATGGCCATCGAGCCGCACAGCATGGCGCGGTCGTGCTCGGGATCGAACTTGTCGCCTTCCAGGCCGAGGTCGCTGAACAGCTTGCCGCTCTCGATCAGGTCGGTGAAGCGGCCCTGGCGCTCGAACGGCTCGCGGGTCACGGTCGGATAGTAGGTGAGCTGGGCGCGGGCCTCGTCGCCGACCAGCGGGTCGTCGAAGATCTCGTGGGTGAAGAGGTCGCGATAGGCCAGCTCCTTCACCTCGCGCACGCCGTGGGCGACGATCACGCGCTCGAAGCGGCTGTAGGCGTCGGGGTCGCGGGCCACCGACAGCCAGGGCGCCAGGCCGGTGCCGGTGCCGAACAGGAAGAGGCGCTTGCCCGGACGGACGGCGTCCAAAACGAGCGTCCCGGTCGGCTTCTTGCCCAGCAGGATCTCGTCGCCTTCCTGAATCTGCTGCAGGCGCGAGGTCAGCGGGCCGTCCGGAACCTTAATCGAGAAGAACTCCAGCTCTTCGGCGAAGGACGGCGAGCCGATCGAATAGGCGCGCAGGATCGGCTTCTTCCCGCCCAGCTCCTCGCGCGGCGGCAGGCCGATCATCACGAACTCGCCCGAGCGGAAGCGGAAGCTGGCCGGGCGGGTGATGGCGAAGCTGAACAGCCGATCGGTCCAGTGCTTCACCCAAAGCACCTTCTCGACGAAGTAGGGGGCGTCCTTCACGGGCGTTGATGGCGCGGGGGCGGCGGGAGCGGCAGCCGTCATCTGAACTCTTCGGGATTTAGGCGCGGGGAGGCGCGGAAAAGAGCGAAACCGCCACGGCCCTGAGGCGGCGGGTGTCTCATGCGAGCAAGGCCGACTTCCTGTCAATGACGGTTGTCTAATGCGGGCGCCTGAAAATCTCAGCTCCGGGGACGATGGCGAGCACCGGGTGGCAGGGTTCGGAATGTCCGGTTGTCTTTAGTCGTCAGGCCGACATTGAAGATGTGAATGAGATCGCTTCGCATCGCAGCATGTCGTGAAAACAAGATCAGCGCCGCCGATAACTAAAAGCGAGGTTTTCTCGACTTTGTCGAAAACCGCGCACCGCTTTTCCGAATGCGTCAAAAATGTGATTGCCGCCCCCCGAAACGAGGCGCAGACTTCCTTTTGCTTCGTTCGCGGAGCCAACGATACGGAGGAACGTATGCGGGTATGGTTCGTAGGGGCCGCCGCGGCGGCCGGTTTAGTCGCGCTCGGCTTGTCGGGCTGCAGCGACGGCGGCGCGAAGACGAAGGTCGCGCAAGCCAATCAGGTGGTCGTCGAAGCCACGCCGGTGACGGCGTCGGGCTGCGTCCGCCCGGTCGAGAACACCGATTGCCTCGTCGTGAAGGGCCGCGGTGGCGGCTATTACGACATCAGCAGCGCCAGTCCGGCGCCGGACCTGTCCAAGGGCGTGGCGATCTCGCTGCGCGGCAAGGACCGGGGCAAGAACACCCAGTGCGGCCGGCAGCTGACCGACGTGAAGTGGTCCTATCTCGGCATCCAGTGCGGCGCGACCCTGCCCTCGACGGCTTCGACCGCCACCGACAAGGACGCCAAGGGCAAGACCGAGAAGGCGGGGTAGGGCCCCGCCGCTAGCTCTCGCCGGAGCCGGGATCGGTCTCGGTCTTCGGCGATCGGCTGCTGTCGGCCGCGCCGGGCGGTTCCGTCGCGGGTCGCGGCGGCTGGCCGTCGGGCGTGCCGGTCCGCTGGTTCTCCTGCTCGACCTCCTGATTCGACGGGCGGTCCGAGGGCGAGGGCTGTTGGCTGTTGATCGTGGGCATTGCGGAAAAACGCCTGGCGGGGCCGTTCGATCCGCGTTTCTTCTTCCTCCCCCACCGGGGGAGGGGGACCGGCGGACGCCGGTGGAGGGGGCTTCGCCGCGCCGAACCGCTCCGCGGACCCCCTCCGTCTCGATGCGTATCCGCATCGATCCGCCTCCCCCTGATGGGGAGGAAGACAGGCAAAATCCTCAATCCGCCGCGCCCCGCTTGCCCGCCGGGTGCGACCCTGCTAAATGGCGCGGCTCTGGCGACAGAACATGGCGCGCCGAGGCCTTGAGGCCTTCCGGCGCGCTGTCTGTCTCTGGATGTCCGTCGGCCCGAAAGGGCGGTCGGTCCGCAGGAGTGTAGCTCAGCTGGTAGAGCGTCGGTCTCCAAAACCGAAAGTCGTGGGTTCGAGTCCCCCCACTCCTGCCACTATATGTTTCCGACGGGTCGCTCTCTGGCCCGCAGTTGAAAGTCGTGAGCCTCAAGAGCATGGCCAGGAAACCGGGATCCAGCCCGTCCGCGATGAAGAACCGCGCCGCCAAGACGGCCGCGGCGATGTCGCCCGCCGGCGCCGCGACGGCCGCCGCCGCTCCCGCCACCCCCAAGAAGCGCACCAGCCCGGTCCAGTTCTTCCGCGAAGTCCGCGCCGAAGCCCGCAAGATCACCTGGACCACCCGTAAAGAGACCTGGATCACCTCGGTGATGGTCTTCATCATGGTGGTGATGGCGTCGCTGTTCTTCCTGGCGGTCGATGGCGGCCTGGGCTTTGCCGTGAACCAGCTTCTGAAGCTGGCCACCGCGAGATAAGATAGAGACGATGAGCACCGAAACCGCCTCGAACCCGAACCACAAGTGGTACATCGTCCACGCCTACTCGAACTTCGAGAAGAAAGTGGCCGAGAGCATCCGCGAGCAGGCCAAGAACCAGGGCCTGGAGGAGAACTTCTCCGAGATCCTGGTCCCGACCGAGGATGTCGTCGAGATCCGCCGCGGCCGTAAGGTCAACGCCGAGCGCAAGTTCTTCCCGGGTTACGTCCTGGTGAAGATGAACCTCTCGGACGAAGCCTACCACCTGATCAAGAACACCCCGAAGGTCACGGGCTTCCTGGGCAGCGGCTCCAAGCCGATGCCGGTCTCGGAAAAGGAAGTTCAGCGCATCATCGGCACGATCGAGGAGGGCGTCGCCGCTCCGAAGGCCGTGGTCCTGTACGAAGTGGGCGAGAACGTCCGCGTCACCGACGGCCCGTTCGCCAGCTTCAACGGCTCGGTCGAGTACGTCGACGAGGAAAAGGCCCGCCTGCGCGTCACCGTCTCGATCTTCGGCCGCGCCACGCCGGTCGAGCTGGAATATAATCAGGTCGAAAAGATCGCTTAAAAGCGGTCCATCGGTCCGAAGCTTTTCAAAGCCCCGCGCCCGCAAGGCGCGGGGCTTTTGCTTTGCGGGGCTCGCGAGGTTATCCACAGGGTGACCCGCGCGGAGGCCCTGATGTCCCAATCCTTGACACCGCAAGACGACCGCCAGACCGCCGTCGCCGAGTTCGAGGCCGGCCCGATCCGCGCCCGCGCCGAGGTCAGCGTCACGCCGGCGGGGCTGCTGGCGCTGGGCGCGCTGATGAG encodes:
- the nusG gene encoding transcription termination/antitermination protein NusG translates to MSTETASNPNHKWYIVHAYSNFEKKVAESIREQAKNQGLEENFSEILVPTEDVVEIRRGRKVNAERKFFPGYVLVKMNLSDEAYHLIKNTPKVTGFLGSGSKPMPVSEKEVQRIIGTIEEGVAAPKAVVLYEVGENVRVTDGPFASFNGSVEYVDEEKARLRVTVSIFGRATPVELEYNQVEKIA
- the secE gene encoding preprotein translocase subunit SecE, which gives rise to MARKPGSSPSAMKNRAAKTAAAMSPAGAATAAAAPATPKKRTSPVQFFREVRAEARKITWTTRKETWITSVMVFIMVVMASLFFLAVDGGLGFAVNQLLKLATAR
- a CDS encoding ferredoxin--NADP reductase, whose amino-acid sequence is MTAAAPAAPAPSTPVKDAPYFVEKVLWVKHWTDRLFSFAITRPASFRFRSGEFVMIGLPPREELGGKKPILRAYSIGSPSFAEELEFFSIKVPDGPLTSRLQQIQEGDEILLGKKPTGTLVLDAVRPGKRLFLFGTGTGLAPWLSVARDPDAYSRFERVIVAHGVREVKELAYRDLFTHEIFDDPLVGDEARAQLTYYPTVTREPFERQGRFTDLIESGKLFSDLGLEGDKFDPEHDRAMLCGSMAMIKDTAALLEAHGLKEGSNAEPGDFVIERAFVG